GGATTTTTCTCATGAGTCACTCTTGTAATGCTCACATGCTCCTTTTCCCACACCTGATAATCCTCTTGTTGAATTTAAATGTAGGAAATCCAAGATATGACAGTATTTTTGATTTGTGTCTTAAAAAGGCCAGTTTACTGGAAATTTTCCCGGCAACATCAATAATAAATCAGACATTGATAAGTGAGGAAAAAGGCACCACAGAGTCTTAAAGCTCACAGGTAAGAGAACagagaaataatggaaaaaaggAGTACAGGTGGCCAAaggagcaaaggagaaagaacacTTAAATGGATATTGAAGGGAAAGCCAGCAGACTGGGCTGTGAGCAAAAGATTACATCCTTGTTTCTGAACTAAGTGTGGTACAGACTGTCCTTTACGTCAGCCTTTAATGTTTGTTTGACGTTCTCACTTTTGGGACGTGAGAGTCTTGAATCTGTAACTCTGCATCTGTTTGGCTTCAGCTCACCTGTGAGTAGGGAATCCCAGAGCATCGAAGGAGAGCTTGTGTTCAAGCCCAGTTCATTTCCAGTGTAACTCCCTTAAGGTCACGTGAAAGCAGACACTATTCCTTGTTTAAACCAGATACAGAGCCTTTCCAGGTTGCTCGGCTCCTGTTTCTTGCCCAATAGTACCTTTTCTTCCTAAATGGTTTCAAAGTGAAAAACTgcgtgaggttttttttcagttcagctcATGCCAAATGGCCATTTGGGAAGACTGGGTAACCTGTACCTTAGTCTCTGAATTAGGCCAGGAGAAAACATGGAGAGATACAGGATTAATGATAAAAGGGATACTCTAAGAAGAGGATATCAGTATTAGTAGGATTTCCAATTGGAAAATTGCCAGCAATTGCCACCATAACTACCacactgctgctgttttttaGTAGAGGGCCCTTAAAAATGTCCAGATCTTTTCACACTGGCTTCTAGTATTAAAAGAATTTAATAGCAAAAATCTAGAGAGCAAATATTTGCCTTTCTGGCTTTCAGAGATTTTACTCCAGTGGCCTTCAACTGGTGATGTCACTACCTGCTGCCCACAGCCTTCAGTGGAAGAAGTCTGCATTTAGTAACATAAATATCTGCCTTGTTTATCTCATGCCCGTGTCAAGGTGAGCTTGACATATAAAGAGCTGCATTTTCTTGGGCACCGGCATCTCTGTCAGGTCCTGCGACAATGAAGTCCCTGGCCCTGCTTTTCCTGCTGTCTGGTGCGTAGGTGGCACCCACCCAGCACTCCCCCCCCGGGACTGGTAACACCCTGCCTAACTCTAACCTCTGCGTCTCTTCTCAGTGGGCGCCGCCAGCGCTGCCGTCTCCCCCCGGGCCGTGTGGGAGCTTCGCAGCATGATCAAATGCACCATCCCGGACAGCCATCCTCTGCTGGACTTTGCAGACTACGGCTGCTACTGCGGCTTGGGAGGCCACGGGACTCCAGTGGACGAGCTTGACAGGTTTATGGCTCCGCTTTTACAACCCTCTTCCCTGTCCTGTGCTTTCAGGGTTCTGCACGCCAGCCACCTCTCGGCTGGCCCTGCCTATAATTTCATACAACTCTCCGGCTGCTGTGAATGAAGCTTTCTCTCAAAGCgatcaaaggaaaaaaggaagtgtaGTATCACACCTTGATGCCTTATTACTAAGATAAAATATAATCCCAACaactctgttttctcttctgtggCAGTTAGACTGCGCTCATTCCAGCATGTTTTTTTGCAGCGGTGCTGTGCCTGGACACAGCTTTGAGCACGCTCTGCCCAGTGCACGACCATCGACACGTGCAGggctcagctgcaaaatgctaAGAAATGACTGTAATTTAGAGATGACACAAGACTGTCAGCCAAGGTGCAGTGAATTGTGTCAGCTGTTAGCTCGTCAGCTACTGGGCACGGACGGGGTGCGTAGGGTAAATGctggcttttgctttccctgtgcTCAATGGAGAACTCCGTGAAGACGCTCCAGTTTGTTACACGTGTACCAGACACCTCTCGGACCGTTAGCTGGCAGAACCATGTCCCTTTGAGGTCCTTTGTGTCTGCCCTCTTATCACTGggtatctttttgtttgtttttgttttgttcagtgcCTTGTCAAAGCAATACTAGCAGATTTACGTGTCTTACAGGTCAGCTGAGTTTGCATTTCTGGTATTTTCTGACCTTTTCCTCCTTGTTTCCCAGGTGCTGTCAAGTGCACGATAGCTGCTATGCAGAGGCAAAGAAACTAGATTCATGCAGATTCCTGGTGGACAACCCCTACACAAATAGATACAGCTTCAGCTGCTCCAATGGGGAGATTACGTGTAACAGTACGTCCTCTTCCACGTCACTCCGCTTCAAACGCTCCTCCGCTCTCTCTTCTGCCGGAATATGGCTGCGTTACGCTGGATGCTGCTGTGGCAGGAAGGCGCAGCTCAAGTCCCTGCCAGGGGGGCTGCTTGTTAGAAACGGGGCACCTCACATGGGCACCCAAGGGAATATTCTCCATCTAGCACACAATTTAAAGTTTATGGGAGAGATATGGTATCACAGTACGTAGGGAagcctgtcccttcttcaggggattgCATCCCTGTGGTATTTTTCTTGGGAGTCCCTTTAACAGCATTATTGCAGAGAGAAAGAATATCCCGGAGTATCCCAGAGATCAGCAGCCCGGATAGCTTCTGCCAGCCACCTCTAACGTAATGGTGGAGCTTTTATAGGGCTCTCGGATGGAGGTAAATAGCAGATAGGCTGGCAAACAGAACTGCAggtaaggaaggaaggagattgcTGGCTGGAGCACACAGCTTTGGGGCCAGAGGGTTATTGGGGAGAAGTACGTACGCCCCCAAAATGACGGCAGCAGTGAAACGGCAATGCCCTGGCAGCACAAACTGAGTCATTGCCATGCCTGGTGAAGGAGCTGAGGGTCTGACCACTCCTGCTCTCTCCTCCAGGCAAAAACAGTGACTGCGAGATGTTCATCTGCAACTGTGACCGCACCGCCGCCATGTGCTTTGCCAAGGCCCCCTACAACCCCGACTACGTCAGACTGGACACCAAGAAATACTGCAACTAGCCCTCCTCCTTGCCCCTCGGGGCGGCAACAATCCTGCGGCGGCCTGTCACTAATAAAAGCCTCGCAACAACCCAACGCCTCCCGCCTCCTCCCTGCGCCGCGCTGAGGCAAATGGCGGGCGGGCCCTGAggggaggccccgccccctccgccaaCGGTCCATTGTGGCGCTCGCGGCACCCCCTCCTTCTCTGATTggccccggcgggggcggggccggggccggcaggGCAcgcccgggcggcgcgggcgCGAGGCCGGTGGCAGGTGCGGCGCGCGTGGCGGCCCCGCCCTCTCCCCTCAGGGAGCCGCAGGGCTGAGGGGGTTGCGGGGCTGGTGACTCCCTACCGGCTGTGCTCAGGGCCACCCTCCCGGTGAGCTTGGAGGGCAGGCACCACTCCTTGGGCTGCTCACGCGTGGGTTACAGCGCAACGGCCCCTCTTGTGGGTGCGTATTCCTCGGGGGCTGGCGCTGTGAGGGGCTTGAGCCGTTTGTCCGGCTGTTCGCTGCTCTGAGAGACCCATATGTGCTTACTCTGGGGAGGCCTTGTGCTGCCTAGCGCTGGTCTTGGTCTGGAGCTGTAGGGGAAGGGGTAACGCTGGCCTGGAAGTCAGGGGAAGGCCGGGAGCCCCTCTGAGGGACAGTGTCTGCTCCAGTTTTCCTGACCCGACAAGGTCCTGCACTGAAATTTGCACCCAGGCTCGGTGCTCTCGCCAGAGGCAGTTTTACGGGCAGAGCCCCTCAGGAGGGTGTTGGTGAGCTCCTGTGGCAAGGGCTGCTCATGTCCCTGTTTGCTGACTGGGCAGGAGGAAGGCCCTGGAAGGCCTAGAAAATAACTCTCTCACCTCCACCAGCTGGAGAGGAGCATACAGCCTGCCCTGCCATCTTTGATCAGGTACAGAAAGGAGGTCTTGGGTGAGTCTGATAATGAGTACTCCCTCACTATTTCATTTTGCAAGCTGATTTCTTTAGAAGACTTTGAGGAGCAGTCTGTGTGCTGCACTCAGCAATGCCTGCAGGAACTGTACTCAAACATGGAGCAGAACATAAGGATCTGCAAGAGGGCTCTGAGAAAGCAGAAACATGGTGAAGGAAGAAGCTGGCTTGATATCTTATTTGAAGGCACTTGCAATGCCTTCCTAGTGAGGATCACTGGAGTTTTGAGGGTATTAGGATGATAATGAGATAGGATGGTgaattgcattttgttttgggtttctttctttttttttttttaaagagtgtgTGTGTCTCAGCTGAATGTTCCATATTGAATCCTAGTTTTGTACCAGTATTCATTGCTTATTTTTTCTCGGGTGTTTGTGTACATGAATTTTCTGGAAATACTGATCTCTTGGGTTCCTCCACAGAAATTCTTAGGGTCCTGGATGCACTCCTGTCATACAGCTGAGATGAATCATTTTTAGGGCTGGAAGTGCAATATGAAGTCTCCTGTCCTTACATGGTAGCTTTGATTCTGAAATTATTGTTTGTAGAGCAGTAAAGGTTCTAAGTAAATGTAAACGGTATTGAAATCCCTTTGTAGTGGTAAATGATAAATCCCAATgtagagaaaaatgtaaataccATTACTATCTAGAAGAAACACTGTACTTTTGAGCTATATCATCACAAGCAGGGAAGTGAGCTGGGGTGCAGTTGGAAGCATTTCAGAAACTGTTGGTATGAATTTTCCCTGTCGTAGGAACTCTCTAGATTTGAGGTGAGTAGTACATCTGCTCCTGGCACCCAGTGTTTGGGGCATGCTAGTATTCCCTAGATAAACTCAGTGGGTAGATGAAGGCACCGATTTGTTCTGTATCTGTCTTACTCCATACAGATTTTTTATAAACCTGCACTTACGTTTGGTCCCTTGATGGTGCTTCTCATTTACATGCAGCTTTGGTGGTGCAAAACACCTAACAGTAGATTTAACCGGCCCCTGAGTGAGCCCACATGTAGGGGATCTTCCCACATAACAAAGTGACAGGTGCTAGGCaatggcagaggcagggagggttGAAGGGGTTGTGCTCTTACTCTGTTTTATTGTGGACAGTGTTCCTTGGAAAGACGGAGACAGTATGGAGGTCTGAACAAGGCTCAATACTTTTTTTCATGGTGATTTTGAGAGACTTTTCTTGAGGACTGGAAGACAAAAACTTTACCCAGCTTGTCTGATGTTTTCACTGACTTTGGACTGTGGGTAGACTGCTCATGTCTACTACAACATGCCTGGCAGAACTTGCTCCCAGAGCCAGACACTGTTTTGCCACCTGGAGAGAAAAGAGCAGGTTCAATACCACTCTATACAAATACGGTGTTTGTGTTGCGGCTGTTTGTACAGCAGTTATTTGCAGTACAGAGGACAGCATGCAATTTATCCTGGCTTAATAGATGGGAGAAGTGTTTTTAAGATAGTGTGAAGAAGACTGAATGTAGGTGGAGTGTTACAAGTGAGGGAGTGAAGGTGATGGCTTGCAACGGTGTGTACAAGGATGGGTCTTGAACCTGACTTCCTAGATATGAGGGCTTGCTGAGCAAATGCTTAGATGCTTGCTTCTCTGTGCCCCATTGAGCTGAGCTGCATACTTCTGTTTAGAAAGAATGCAAATGCTCAGTTGATTTAATTGCTCTGTCATACTTCCTTACCTCCTTGGACTGCTATTGTCTCTTGGCAGTGAGGATGAGATGAATTCGTAGGCTATTTGTTCCCTGTGCTTTAGCCTGTAATTAGCACATGCTTCTGTCCCACCGTATCTGCATGGGGAAGCTGGGTAAAAGGCTCTTTAAAAGGGACTTCTGCTCCCTTCCCCAATACACCAACCAGTAGGGCAACTGCTGCTGACTCCAGTTCTTCTGCATCCCAATAGTATGTGCCATAAAAGGAGGGCATGGCCTCCTCTGTCCAGTATGGGTAGATACACTTCCTTCCTTATAAAGTGGTTGAGGTGATTCATCTGCTAAATGCTGCACACAAGCACTGTCTTGTTTTTCAAACGGCCAAGTAGTGGCGTTGTGGGTTTGGTAACAGCCTGAGTATTCAGTAGACTACTTCAGCAGAGGGTGAAGTGTCATAggacaagctggagagggaaAGGCCCTGTGTTACTGGCTTCTGGTCTCTGGAGATTGCTGGTGGGGGGAGTGGTTCAGCCCAGACCTTTCTGAAATGCCCCTTCTCCCTTGCTTGCTGCTCCCAAATGTTGCTTGCCATGGGATCTGCCAGTGTCCCTGCCAGCTCCTTGCAGAAGGAGCTCAAGGAAAGCACCAGAAAGGTGGCTGGTGTTCTGTGGTCTTTCTTTAGAAGATATTAGCCCAGATCAATTGTTTTGCTACTGGATACAGTAACGTATGTCCCTCTCTCTTGTCACCACCTGAGCAGAAACCACTTGCTGCAACTACAAGTTCTTATAGAAGGAACATACTCACTTGCTCTGCAAGACATCTTATTTATCTTCCATTTTGCAGGGCATCACAAAAACTTACTTcctggatttttggggggggtattCATGAGCCATGAGCTCCATGTTTCATCTCCCCTTTTAAAACAAGCTTTCCTGTTTGATTGGCTCTTCACAGCTCCAAATTTCCCTCTGACTGAAAgggccaatcaccataaatctgGCAGAGCTTTAGGAATCGTCTTCAACCCATTTGGTGGTGTGTAACTCAATAAATGGGAGGTTGTTATTCTCCTTCATGCTAAGCTGTGAAAATGCATAAAAAACCATTTCCTTCTTGTTTCAGCCCAAACAACAGAGACTCATCTTAGTGACAAGGCAGCCTTAATCCCACTTGGGTGGGATAGTAGTGGGCTATTGTAGTCTCAATTTCCTGAGGATCCCCCAGCTTTCCTTACCTGCAAGGCAGAGCTGCTTTACTGTAGCAGTAGTAGGTGCACAGAGAGACGAGGAGCCTCGCTGCAGCCGTGGTCAGTTGGGTGCACAGACACAGTGTGACACAATTAAATTCTGTTATGCCAAGTGCTAAATAGGGGAGGGTCATAATCTGATTTTTGTCATATGCCACCTGCTTGAGTGAGGAGCCAAGCACTGCTGCCTTCCCATCAGCAGCACTTTATGTCAGACTAGGAACTCTGGGGCACAGATTGACTTGTTGCAGAAATTCAGTCTTTAGAATTACAGACTCCAGTTGGATTTTCTTCTCCTTGGCCCTTGCCAATGCAAAGATGTAAGATGACATTGGAAAGCTGGGTTCAGCATGTGTCTAAATCTTTctatgtatttcttctttttgcaagAGTCTTCTGataaaggaatggaaaaatggCCCAGAAATCGTGTTTTATTAGCAAAAAGGCACCATTTCTGATTTGCATATGCTGAAGCTGCATATGTTGTCTGGGTCTCAGCAAGGGCAAGCAGCGCTTAGGTCACTCAAAAGCTCTCTCATGTAGTGTGTAAAATTCACAGCTCTGTATCGTGAGGCCCTCTAACACAAAatgctttttgcccttttttttttttttttctccccactcctCTTATTTTTAGCCTTAGGCATTGTTACTTGCTTGCCTAATTGTCCTGTCAGGGTGAGTGGGTATGAATTTCTTAttgtccctctgtgtcccctgcGTGATTTCCTGTATCTATCAGGATTTGGGTGCATAGGTGACAGAGCACTCAGCTGTGCAGCCCCTGTTGGGGACCCTTGCAGTTACAAAAGCTCACAGAACCAAtacaagaggaggaaaaggattCATGGACTCCTTTGTGATGTTATTCTAAATGCATCATCCACCTCTTTTTTTAAGGCTCCAACCAAACAAATCAAAGCTGTCTAACAGCCCATGTATGCAAATTTCCTGTCCCTACAGAAAGAAGGCATCAGCCAGAAGGAATCTGGCATCTGAAAGATATTTTCACAGTATCTATCAGTGGTGAAAATGGCCAGACCAGTAGGACTGGAGAGGCAAAGTCCTCTATCGTAAATTTACTCTCTCACCACTATTATCTTTTCTGTAATCTAAAAACACAATTGCTAAGGCCAAGCTAATTCAGATCGTAAAAACCCTGCACTGAGATACCATAAAGAATGGCTGGGTGTAGTGATAAGAAACTCTGACGTCAGGCATTTGGCTGAGACCCTCCTCATTCCTTTCACACTGACTTTAGACAGCCTGTTGCTTTCAGTTGCTGTTTACATGTGGCTGTCCTATGGCAGGTTATGTGAGACTCTATCTGTCCTGCCCAAGCCCCAGGTTTTGAATGAACAGACTGAGGAAACCAGTAAGTTGGCACtggtttgaaatacttttttttctttttttttttttttcttttcttctttctcacctTCTCACAGCTGCAAAGACTGGGAAAGGGTGACATCCAAGGCTGTCACAGGGAAAGAGGCACACTCTAGAGGGCAGATTTAGTCTCCTTCACTCCAGGGTTCCTGAACCTCTCAAGTTCAGCATGCCTGGGGTCTTTGGTCCTTTTCCAGAAGTCGTGAATAAGCAGGTCTGTCAGGAGGAGCAATCTGACTGTAAGATGTGGGAGGCAGCACTTAACACCATACCCACCACGCACAAGTCCTCCAGGCCATCTGCAATCTGTGTTGCCCTCACTGGAGCACAGGATGTAAAATATCTTTCTCAGGCTGCAGGACTCAATTACAAAGTTTGCTCTGAGAATTTGCCTAGAAACAAAATCAAGATTTGCCAAATAGGAagtagcttttatttcttttgggtAACTTCAACCCCACtttcagaggagcagcagaaaaatCCATTATAAGGCACTCTCAGCTCCTCTACCCAGACCTCAGGAGCTTGTCCTAGTAGGAACAGCTgtaagaaaaagggaagagcatAAGCTATCGATTCAGCTAATtttgtggtaaaaaaaaaccctgtccttCTGTTGTTGTCTGATGTGTACTTTTGCCACTCACAGGTGGACAGAGCTACAACTTCAAGCCCTCATCTAAAATACTGGTGGACTGGTCTAACAACAGAGAGTCAGAAAAGGTAGAAGATGATTGAATCGTGTGGAGGATGAGGCTGGCTTAAAGCAGACAAGGTAGATAGAAATGATATGTATTTCCTTCCTGGTGACGGGGGAAGAGAACACTGCTCAGGCTCTGTAACACACTTTTTCTGTTAGTTTTAGCCAGTAACACAAAGATTACCTCTTTTGTTTAGTCTTTTAGGAGCAAtatttctccccctcctcccttgcAAATTCTGCGTAGGCTGAGAGAATAAAGCTGAACACTAGGTCAATTATTTTACTGAGTTTGTTGTTTTCCCACAGCATGGCTAATTTGCATCCTATAGTGCTCAGCCCTGGAGGTTTCTGTAACTCCCTCCAGGCTGGTAACTACATCACTAAGATGAGAAACACGAACTTCTCAGGATAGGTCTTTGCTAGTTACCTGCAATGACATAGTTATCTTCTGATAGCTCTTATCTCTCTGCATTGCATCTTCCCACGCAAATAGTCCCCAAGGAGTGACAAGGGAAGGTGTCAATCAGCATTAGAGTGATGTAGATCTGGCTTATGGTGTAGAATCTTTAGGCTTTCTCTGGCATTTCTCAGTTGAGTGAACGTACTTCTCAATGCTGTCTTGGGGAACATATTAAGAGGTGAAGTACTCTGATCGTGTTCTAGAAGAAGTCAATTTTAGTAGTGCTGGATCggcttagcagaaaaaaaatatggaattcCTTCGCCTCAGCCTTATGTACTTGTATATATATGCTCATTAACACATAGTAATAAACCGTGCACAGGAAATTTACTGTAAGTCATTGTCCTAGTGACTTAAAAGTATACAGTGTGATCAGTGAAGGGCCAGGGTAACACAACTCATTTATTAGTGATACTGAAGAGACACCCTGACTCCTCTCCCACAGGCTCAGCCGCTGAACTGGAGAAGAGACAGGGACAGATGTGGGAAGTTTAGTTACCTGTCACATTGCTAACGCCAAGTCCtcactggaaatgttttcttgttttagaCTTCTTGACAATGCTCCCACATCTCAAAATGCTGGCTCTGCTGGCACTAAACCTCCACACCTATGTCATGCAAATTTCAAGGTGGTCCAGGAGACAGGGATAGTGAGAAACCCAGCACCAGTTCCTCTGCTAAGGAGGCATAAATCTCTCTTCTTACATGGAAAAACCTATGCGAATAAACACTCTGTGCAAGCTCCCTGGCTGCGTGTGGAGAATCTGCTATGCCTTAGTGATGACTTCTGCAAAGGCTTTGGTTGGCAGGACAGCTGTACTATGCTACAGATGCAGTGACATCTGTGAGCTTTCTTCACCACCAAACAGCAGATACCTAACCTGCTGGGAAATGGGATCCATTAAATGAGCACGGAATTCAGGCAGGGGTCCTGAACATATCTCCCTTGGCTTCTAAGTGAAGCCATCTCTCCTCTGATCCATTATAGCCATGTTAAGTATCTTAATATAGCCACAtttaacatgaaatattttaagtatctTCATTCCCTCTACCTTCTGCAGAAATTGGGTGCCTAAGTATCCCTTAGATTCTGTGCTTTACTTGCTCTTGCCTGGCATGGATTTGAatcaaccacaaaccaaaaaagaactTGTATCATGTGGTCAGTTGTCCTTGCTTTGCTACTTGACCTTTTAGCAGATGTCTCTGACATCCTTGCTCCTAACCGCTTGTTACAGTTTCTTGCCAAAATATTAACACAGGACATGCTATGTGGAGAGAAGGACTGGGGAATTTGGAAGACCCCCAACAGTTAATCTCTCTCATTGCCAGAAGGGGAGCAGATTCATGTGGAAGGTTGGGTCAAAAATTTAGTGTCCTAGTCTAGGCAAGATTCTGTCTTTTACTCCATAAATGGTTTAATATGGCTTATGTTACCACCCTAAGGATCAACAAAAAATGGTTACCCAGTAGTAATGGATCTCCTGTTATGAGAGTGGAAAATTACATCTATTAATAGCTTGAGATTACCTCCTGAGGGAGACCTATTGTACAGATCTAATTGTATTTCTCTTAATTCATCAGCTGTTAGTAATTACATCCTGcatttttgcaaggaaaaaatgaATCTAAGATGGCTATTGAGACTGTACTTACATAAATCAtaggagggagaggaaattacAATGCAAATAGTATCAGTCTTGTAAACAATTTTAATTCATTACTTAGCTATTCATTAATTAAGTAACATCTTCAAAAAATGCATTCTGGAAAATGTAGCAGCCACACTGGAAGCAGTTCTGGTCAGATTAGCTTAAAATAACTCCTCTGGCATCTCaacaatatataatttttaaagggtTCAGATAGTGTGCAGTTTAGCTTCTCAACTGGCAGTTGAGAGAAATGTTAACTTCCCCTCCATGCTAGAAGGCGTCAGCCTTATAGTCTGTGCTTCTAAATAATCTCTTAGAAGAGCAGTATTCTTGTTCAGCTTCtatttggaactttttttttttttaaaaaaatgacaattgCAGttcctcttgcctccttttcctctttgcacACTCCACAGTTGCCCACTAGTGGTACTGGATCCTCCAGCAGATACTGGGGTTTTGCACATCGCCCTCCTTTGCTATTGCATCAAGTTACTCGGTCAAAATCCGTGTCCCTCGTTCTTCTCTGGGGACAATTATAAGAAAGGTATTTTGTTCTCAGATATGGTAGTCTGATTATCCCGTCCCAGCGAATGAAAAGGCACTGTTTACAATGGCAAGGGAAGGCACAAAAGTACTTTTTTCATCATCATCCCGTTTCCTGGTAAGTGGAGAtggtttcaatggaaaaaaactgGTCAGGTTGCCATGTGGGAGTCTTGCTGCCCTCTCCTGGTGTCATCGGCGGTCACGCACTGGATCTCGCAGCTGCCTCCTAAGTTGAGGTTATCCCTTTTTGAGATCGTCCTGCAGAACTGGAGGGAAGAAGCTGCTTTATAAATGTAATTGATTATTTTAAACAGCAATTTTGATTAGGATTAGCTAGGTCTTTTCAACCAGGCAGAGCTTTTGAATTGTCAGTTGCAAAGGCAACGGTGTTGATCAGGTTTTCTAAATTTGCAGATCGTTCCTTGCAGTTTTCTGGTTGTGACAAATGGATTGGAACTCAACACTGCTGAGTCTTCTGGCTACCCTTGCCCAATTTTGGGAGCATTAGCACTTTGTATGCTTTTTGTTTATGAGCACGGGAAACAGTATCATGGCCCATCAGAGCATACCAGTTGCAGATGGAAATTTGCAGCCACATTTTGGTGCACATTGTGGGAACGTATTTTTAGTCAGCACATCTCAGTCTCAGTATTTGATGGGAACCCATCTTCCTTAGCCTGTAGGGTGACTGACCAGGGAAGGTACTCACCTTGTAGAAATAATTTTACTCCTGATGGCTACTGAAGCTCAGCTTGTTGGGTCACTTACAACAATcaaaggcagcagctctccaCAGCGGGAATTCAGTTTTAAGGATGCAAAGTGATCCAACCTTGTGGGCCCAATGTTGAGGATCGCAATTGGCAGCTGCTTCTCCCGGGCAGCGAGAGCAAACCTGTAACCAGAGTATACCTGCAGGAataccagaaaacaaaattactggCAGCTTAGGCAAAAGAAGAGCTACAGAAAGgagcaaggaaagcaaaataattgctGTTGGCAGTGGGAAAAGGGGCTGTGTGTACGTGCTGTGTTAGGCAACGGCACTGAATTCAGGTATGAAAGTTCTTCGTTCCAGGAGCGCACAGAAAAGAACAGCTTTTAACCTCTGTCACTGAAGGATTTGCAGTTTCATAGAAACTGAAACTTCATAGTACATTGAAAGGAAATGTCCAAACCTTGTCTTTTAGTAAATCTCTGCAGCAGTTTTTATTAGTTATCATAGGTACTTAAATGTTTCTACTTTGATGGTTCTCACATGGCCTAGCTTAGGTAGTACAAGAATGAACCTAAGGCATTTCAATCATTCCTGTACAAAGGATTATAAGCTTAAGAAGTGCAAGCGCAAGGAATTTGTCTCCAGTATCCTGAAGCCAAGAGAATTGCAATCAGGCAGCCTTGGTTTTATCTCATTTTGGGAGACATTAGagtaaatttttttaatgttatagaACTTGTTCCTGGAAAAATTTCTCTTATACAAACTCTATTCTGAAAGTTTCCGTGGGTAAACAACCCGGGCTTCTCAACTACCTTACTTTATAGATAGGAAGCTAATGGAGAAAACACATGACACAAAGGACAATCCTAAGCAGCAAGCAGAGATATTGCGGCTCTCTTATTGAGAATTTAATTAGGAATTAGAGGTCCTAAAATCTGGTATTTCACACAGTGTGCCATAAGGCCTAGAAAGCTGCCAAAGGCTAAAGAATTCAAGCAAAAAAACGTGGAGTGGTGATCTCCGGCAGGACTGAATTTATCAGGTATCTTCGCTTTATGGGCAATTGTAAACCTACAATGTACTGATGGAGGAGGTAGCAGAGAGATATCTAAATGAAGTTATTTCTAGCAGCATGAAGCAGACTGGCAATAAAGTGACAGGAAAGCCCGAGCAGGCCAACTGTGAAGCCAGTTTCCAAccacagtaaaaacaaaatacaaagaagCTCTGGAGAGGCTGTTGTGGTCACCCAGCAATTAGTAGTCCTAAATTGTGGGACTAAGGATTGTTGCAGGCAGAGTAGCACAGAAATAGGAATACAGTGTGGGAGAAAGACCTATTTACCTGCATAGAGGA
The Numenius arquata chromosome 16, bNumArq3.hap1.1, whole genome shotgun sequence DNA segment above includes these coding regions:
- the PLA2G1B gene encoding phospholipase A2; amino-acid sequence: MKSLALLFLLSVGAASAAVSPRAVWELRSMIKCTIPDSHPLLDFADYGCYCGLGGHGTPVDELDRCCQVHDSCYAEAKKLDSCRFLVDNPYTNRYSFSCSNGEITCNSKNSDCEMFICNCDRTAAMCFAKAPYNPDYVRLDTKKYCN